The Poecile atricapillus isolate bPoeAtr1 chromosome 6, bPoeAtr1.hap1, whole genome shotgun sequence genome contains the following window.
CGCGCTGGTAACAGTAGCGGGcagggccctgccaggggcgGCGAGACCAGCCGAGCCCTCATGGCGACCCATCATGGCGGCCGCCCCCTCACAGCCTGCGGAGCGCGCCGGGACTTGCAGTCCTCACGTTCTCCCCCGGGGCACGCCGGGAATTGTAGTCCCGCGCCGACGGCCGCTGGCGATTGGCTGTCGGGCGGCGTGGCCCCGCCCCCACGCTGCCGGATACGCCGTCCATTGGCTGCCGGGCGCCTCGGCCGCTCGGAGCGTGAcgcgcggcgggcgcggggctggTGCGGAGCGCGGCGtggcggagcggcggcggcgagCGGAGATGCCCGAGGCCACCcggtgcagcagcagcagcggggccGAGTCGGGCTCCGACTGCTCGATGGACACCGAGGCGGTCCCGGAGAGCGGCCGCCGGCGGCACAAGGTACCAGGGAAGGGCTCCGGGTACGGCCTGGCCTCGGCCGCACGCTGGGGCTGGTACCCGGCGAGTCCGGCCTCGGATGGCGGCCGCCCGCAGCGCCGGTGGCGCGGGCCGGGCGAGGCGTGCGCGGCGCGGCCGCGGGGCGGCCCGGTCCGGGCGGCCACGTGcgcgggcgggccgggccgcggcCTCGCCGCGCGTCGGGGCGGCCCCGCCGGACGGGCCGGGCCTGCCGGGATCCCGGGAAACGCTTTGCTGGCACCCGGAGCGGGGGAGAGCTCCCAAAACGAAGGCCCCAGGTGTCTCGTGGTCGGTAACGTGTCTCCTGTGCGGCGGCGGCCGGCAGGGATCTGTTGCCTTGTGTCGGCCACCGCCCCCGTCAGTAACTAGAACGTGCACTTCAAGCTTTAACTGTTCTGCGCCCTCTTCTCTGTTCCGTGTCGATTGGATCCACGAGCGTGTATTTTCATTTGCTCTGTGCCTTgccagaaggagaaaaaggagaagaaatctAAACGTCGGGACAAGTTTCAGAGGGGAAAGACTCAGTCAGATGAAAGCGAGGAATCGGATGAAGAGCGTTATGCCCCGAAACCCAAGAAATCAAAGAGCGTCAGTAAACAGAATGGTCACACGAAAGAGGAAAGCCTGGAGAAATCGAGATTGTCCTCCTTTAGCAGCAAATCCTCCCGCAGAAGCCGACAGAGTAGTTCCAGTGAAACGTCAAGTGAGAGCGAAAGCGAGAGCGAGCAGGATCAGGTAAGGCCAATAACTGGTTTTAGTTATAGAGATGTGTTAATAATTCCTGCATTGTAACACGGCCAGATTTAGAAGGGGTTGTATTTCTTTCTAATCAGTCGAAAGTGCGGTAAATTTTCAAGATTTAAAGTTCTTGAATTGTTCAGTCTGCCAGGAATTCAGAAGAAGTTTGAATTACGGTAGTGTTGGATTAGTGCATCATGGTTTCCTCACTTCAGCAGTCTGGTGCTGTGGTAGCTGTTGCTGGACAGACAGGTTGTACTGAGGTGGAACTTTAATATGATTCAGCACCACGAGGTGtatgtgaattttggggttgttgTGTagagagccaggagctggacttggtGATCCTTGTGCATCCTTCCTAGCTCACGATATTCTAGGATTCTAATTAAGAGTTttcagttttggtttgggtGTTTTGCATTTACTGTGCTGTTAGCTGTGAAACAGCTTTAACCTACAGATCACTTTTCCTAACTTTGTCCAACTTTGAAATATGATGGTAAAACAAAGAAGGCTCTTTAGCTGCAGCTGTGACACTGGCACTGAAGAATGACACCAGTGCCTATGCTGAATTTACTTGAATTTACTGACAGTCGTGTGATATTCACGAGGAATCTTACCTGAGTTATTGTTTACCTAACAGGAGTTGACTGGAGAACAGAAAGAGGGTGCTTTCTccaatttttccatttccaaagaAACTGTCCAGCTTCTTCAAGGTAAGCTTCTTGGCAAGGTGTGACCATAGAATGTCAGTGATCTCTGTCGTGTTTTTATGCTCAGCACCCTGGATCAAGGCATAAGCTTTGAGATGTGCTCTGCTTGTGCCTATACAAGCATGGATGCTGTGCAGAAGACATCAATTACCTGCTCTAAATACACCTTTGAACACAGATTTTCCTGTTTGCAATAAAATGCTAAATGACATGAACCAAGGAAAAATACTGTTGTGTGAGAAATTTTCAATTAAAGGTTATTTTGGTgtgaataaaagaaaaccaattATATTTAGTGTCTTTGACGTTTGACATTCAAATGATTTAGTATCATTTGACATTTATATGTGAATTAGTATGAATTAAAAGAAGAACAGAAGGGGCTTTGAGATATGTATTATTTGAAAGGAGGAGATTTTCACACATATTTGAGGAGTGTTGCATTAATAAAGGCACAGTACTGCAAGTCTTTCATAAGGGCTAATAACTTCCTCTGTCCTAGCTAGCTGACACCCACTGTGTCTGGTGGTGTGAAGTGGGAGAATAAAATGGTCAGTCCCAGGGCAGTCTTTGCAGATGACTCATCTGATCAAATAAATCAATGGAGGAGTGATACAGTTCTGACTTTAGAGTTGGTAGAAGTTCTTGGAATAATTTCCACTTAAGAGTATGAAAGAACACTTGTAAAACGACCATAATTAAGGAAATCTCTTGAAATTGCCACAGCTCGAGGAGTGACATACCTGTTCCCTGTGCAAGTGAAGACCTTCAACCCAGTGTATTCTGGCAAAGATGTCATTGCTCAAGCACGAACTGGAACAGGGAAAACATTCTCTTTTGCTATTCCCTTAATTGAAAAGCTTCAGGGAGAGTCACAGGAAAGAAGAAGAGGCCGTCCACCAAAGGTAACTGCCTGGCTAGAATGGTGATTTTGCTTTATGTCTCAAATGATTCAGGTTtttcagctgctggagaagctctTTAGGTCTGTGCCAGGGGTAAGCTAACCCACATTAAAGGTGATTTGAAAGCTGTGTTCACTGGGCTTTGCCTGCATCCTGTGCTGCCTCCCAGCCCCTGATGAAGAACGAAGAGCACAACAGCTCTATTTACTTGTCAGTTCCGTTTTTTGCCACAGGGAGACCAAAACTACAGGTGGTCAATGTGTTCCTATTTAATTTTGGCCAGTCACGTTACCACTTCAGGGCCAGTGGCTACTGGATGCTTGTTTTTCTCCTAAATTGCTAACAGATTAGTTACTAATTGTAGCTTGACAACTTGATAAAAGCTGTCTACTCAAACGTGTTTCTTTCTAAAACATGTAAACAGTGGgaggttttaaaaatagatttcattttcactagGAACACCACCAAATGTTGAAGCTTCTGCTCCAGAGAATGCAGATTCATTATGAGCTGTGATCATTCTGCTAAGGCACACCATGTGTGGTTTTCCACTGAATTCTTACCgtgcctcaaaaaaaaaatagataggCCAAAGCTGAGCGTGTCCTCATTAATAATTTTTGTCAGTTTGTTTCATCTTGTCAGCCATCTCACTGATTACCTGAAGTGCCTTCCAAGACTAGTACTAGCAGTTTTGTGTGCATCTGCCCATCACATTACTTGGCTGAGTGAGAGTGCTGTCTCTAGATTTGGCACAGCCTTTTGGAGAAGGAAGCGCTTTCTTCGAGGGAGCTGTAAGCCTTATAAAAGATTCCAGACCTCACTCTACCGTAATACAGTGCTGTGTGCTTTTTGGTAATGGGTTTTAATGTTGAAAgaggtgacaggacaaggatATTAAGGTTCCTTTTGTGAAGTGACTGACTGCCAGGTTGGAGAGCAACAATCACGTTTCAAACACAATTAGTTAACctgcctgcagggagggctGCATGTTGGGAAGAGAGGATGGCTCCTTGATTGCCTCTGCAGGGATATGGATTAGCACAGCGGCTCTGCAGACTGAACATATGTTTCCCTGAGCCACAGGGAAGCTGAGAGACAGCTGACAGCTCTTTCTTACACCTTCTCACAGGACTGTGAAGCAGTATTGAGCAGGTGCAAAAGCCTTTTGTTACCCGCATCCTTCAGTCTTGTATTCAAACAGCGTATGTGCACGTAGAAGACAACTTGTAGCTGCTCTGTTCAGGAGctaaagttaaataaaattttagtcTCTCCCTTCCTGTTTAAAAAAGTTTAGCCTGTTTAAATGAGTATATGTTAAAGGAGTTTAATGATGTAACAAGAGACTTGAGTAAGACAAttatttaaaacagattttttttttttttttttaaattctgcgAAGGGTCAGATCTAAATCAACAATCAGAAGTGTAGTGGTTTCTTGGCAGAAGCCATGCTGAGAAAACatctgttttgtcttttttctgtgCAGGTTTTAGTTCTTTGTCCAACGAGAGAGCTGGCAAATCAGGTTGCCAAAGATTTCAAGGACATCACAAGGAAGCTGACAGTAGCTTGTTTTTATGGAGGAACTCCCTATAATGGACAAAGTAAGTGACTCTTAGGACTAATAGTTGAAATATTGATTGACTGCTATATTTAAGAAATGCAATTGGGTCTTTCCAAGCACACACTTATAGCTCAAGAGCTTGAGACTATTCATGGGGAATTCAGCAGCTCAAAATGTATATTCTTAAGGAGATAAATAGCTGTGGCTCTGTTATATTCTTGGTGTTACTTATCTACTCAGGTACCTTAAATTAAAGTGAAACAGAGTATATACTGTGTGTATAAACTGTATCTGGGTTTAAGTTCTTGTAaactcattttctttaaaaaagtttaGTCTTACAGCTGTGACTGGGTATGTGTTTTTTCATGTGATAAGGGTATATAGAGGATTTGTTAAGTGGAGAAGAAATTGTTGTGACAGCATAATTTACTCTGTTGGTGGTTGTAAACAAGGAATGAGAATGAGCTCTTTCATTGTGATACATCTTGAGACATtagggaggattttttttccagtgcagaACTTCAGGAAAGAGTTGATTTCAGTAATTTGGatagttaaataaataaatttttaaaaattttccagTTAAAACAGATAATTTGGGAAGAGCTGACTATTTCTAAACAATATTAAACAAAGCTCATCCTTGCTACTTTAAATCACAGGCAGAGAGAAGGgaggtaggttttttttttggttttttttttcattcaggaAGAGCAGTGATTTTCTacgtgattttttttctcccagattttCTCTTCCAGTTCATCCTTTGTTCTCACTTTTATAAGAGAGTACTTCTGGATGGTTTAAGAGCTGTTTTGTTGTTACCATATGTTAACTGCTTTAGAGAGTGCTCCCTGGTTCACTGCTAACTCTTGTTTTCCCTGTTTACCAGTTGACCTCATGAGAAGTGGTATTGACATTTTGGTTGGGACCCCTGGTCGAATCAAAGACCACCTGCAGAATGGCAAGCTGGACCTCACCAAGGTGAAACATGTTGTACTTGATGAAGTGGACCAGATGCTGGACATGGGATTTGCTGAGCAAGTGGAAGACATTTTACGAGTTGCATACAAGAAGGGTAATCTCAATATTTAAACAAATAGCAGGAAATATTAGTAGTAATTTAGTTTGGTCAAATTCAGGTAAAGGTGACTTTGTTTAGAGATGAGGGAATATTATATGTTGTGAATATATGGGAATCATTCACATAACCTTTGCAAAGCTTGAAGTCCAGTGTCTAGGGATCTGTAAATAACTGTCTTTGGCACCTGTCTGAAGTTAGACTTCTTCAAATTGAAAGGAATTAGCTTTTTACCTTTTTCATTGCTTGAAAACACTGGATTTTTTGGCCATAGTAATTTTTTCATAACCTTGAAGTTATTTAGACTTTCTAGAACATTTTTTATTGCAGGTGTCAATAATGCAGGAATTAAAAAAGCTTGATTGGCTTCTTTACGTTAGGTACTGATATTTAACCTCATTTTTGATGATCAATTTGTGTACATCTCTGAGGTGAAATGTATGAAGTTTGTGAAGCattgttctgtttttttgttaAGATTCTGAAGACAATCCCCAGACACTGCTGTTTTCTGCAACTTGCCCACACTGGGTGTATGATGTGGCTAAGAAATACATGAAGTCTAGATATGAACAGATTGACCTTATTGGGAAAAGAACTCAGAAGGCTGCTACAACAGTAGAAGTGAGTAATCTCATGTGAAACGTTTTCaggctttttccccttttctttcatGCTACAAAAGGTTATCTCTTCCTAAGGTGCATTATCACAGTGATGCTGGAAGTtgttttgagattatttttctAAGCATGAGGTATGTTAGAGCTGGTCAAGGCTTTTCTGGGTTTAGGATGTATCTTCTCACATCACAGGTAGAGAGGGTATTTTCTTGTCagttttgtgggttttcagAGAAAAGCAGTATCCAAATGTATCCAAGTTGtaagcaaaagccacacatgAACATCAGCCTGCTGCTTTTAATTCTCCATGGACATCTCAGTTGGCTTCTGGTATTCTGTATACAAGATACTTCTTTTCAAACTTCCCGTAGTATTTCACCTCAGCAGGCCTTTGCTTGCTGTGCTGAGAATATCTATCAAGGAATGTAATACTGTAGGCCTGATTTTCTCTTACTGCAATTATTTTGCTGAACATTAGACTAATTTTGGTGGGCATAAGGAAGAGCCTTATGGATTTTGTATGTTCCAGGATTGTGAGTTAGCACATTTTCCCCATCAGGGAACTGTGTAATTCTTTACTATTCCTGTATTTAACAGttccaaatgtattttaaaagaatcttAACTTCACACAAGCTAAtcactgttttttatttttttccatagcaTTTGGC
Protein-coding sequences here:
- the LOC131580404 gene encoding nucleolar RNA helicase 2-like yields the protein MAAAPSQPAERAGTCSPHVLPRGTPGIVVPRRRPLAIGCRAAWPRPHAAGYAVHWLPGASAARSVTRGGRGAGAERGVAERRRRAEMPEATRCSSSSGAESGSDCSMDTEAVPESGRRRHKKEKKEKKSKRRDKFQRGKTQSDESEESDEERYAPKPKKSKSVSKQNGHTKEESLEKSRLSSFSSKSSRRSRQSSSSETSSESESESEQDQELTGEQKEGAFSNFSISKETVQLLQARGVTYLFPVQVKTFNPVYSGKDVIAQARTGTGKTFSFAIPLIEKLQGESQERRRGRPPKVLVLCPTRELANQVAKDFKDITRKLTVACFYGGTPYNGQIDLMRSGIDILVGTPGRIKDHLQNGKLDLTKVKHVVLDEVDQMLDMGFAEQVEDILRVAYKKDSEDNPQTLLFSATCPHWVYDVAKKYMKSRYEQIDLIGKRTQKAATTVEHLAIECHWSQRAAVIGDVIQVYSGSHGRTIVFCETKKEANELALNASIKQDCQSLHGDIPQKQREITLKGFRNGSFKVLVATNVAARGLDIPEVDLVVQSSPPKDVESYIHRSGRTGRAGRTGICICFYQRKEEYQLRHVEQKAGITFKRVGVPTATDIIKASSKDAMRCLDSVPQTAIEYFRESAQLLIKEKGPVNALAAALAHISGATSIEQRSLLNSDAGFVTMILRCSEEISNMSYAWRRLREVLGDDVDRKVNRMCFLKGKMGVCFDVPVADQKEIEARWEDSKHWRLCVATELPELVESIRGGGGGGGGGSGGGNGRSFSSSRNGRRGGSGRNRFRARGQKRSFSRAFEH